A region of Pongo pygmaeus isolate AG05252 chromosome 15, NHGRI_mPonPyg2-v2.0_pri, whole genome shotgun sequence DNA encodes the following proteins:
- the AREL1 gene encoding apoptosis-resistant E3 ubiquitin protein ligase 1 isoform X1 has product MFYVIGGITVSLVAFFFTIKFLFELAARVVSFLQNEDRERRGDRTIYDYVRGNYLDPRSCKVSWDWKDPYEVGHSMAFRVHLFYKNGQPFPAHRPVGLRVHISHVELAVEIPVTQEVLQEPNSNVVKVAFTVRKAGRYEITVKLGGLNVAYSPYYKIFQPDSIVFVPGMVVPSKTKIVCHFSTLVLTCGQPHTLQIVPRDEYDNPTNNSMSLRDEHNYTLSIHELGPQEEESTGVSFEKSVTSNRQTFQVFLRLTLHSRGCFHACISYQNQPINNGEFDIIVLSEDEKNIVERNVSTSGVSIYFEAYLYNATNCSSTPWHLPPMHMTSSQRRPSTAVDEEDEDSPSECHTPEKVKKPKKVYCYVSPKQFSVKEFYLKIIPWRLYTFRVCPGTKFSYLGPDPVHKLLTLVVDDGIQPPVELSCKERNILAATFIRSLHKNIGGSETFQDKVNFFQRELRQVHMKRPHSKVTLKVSRHALLESSLKATRNFSISDWSKNFEVVFQDEEALDWGGPRREWFELICKALFDTTNQLFTRFSDNNQALVHPNPNRPAHLRLKMYEFAGRLVGKCLYESSLGGAYKQLVRARFTRSFLAQIIGLRMHYKYFETDDPEFYKSKVCFILNNDMSEMELVFAEEKYNKSGQLDKVVELMTGGAQTPVTNANKIFYLNLLAQYRLASQVKEEVEHFLKGLNELVPENLLAIFDENELELLMCGTGDISVSDFKAHAVVVGGSWHFREKVMRWFWTVVSSLTQEELARLLQFTTGSSQLPPGGFAALCPSFQIIAAPTHSTLPTAHTCFNQLCLPTYDSYEEVHRMLQLAISEGCEGFGML; this is encoded by the exons ATGTTTTACGTTATTG GTGGAATCACAGTATCTTTGGTTGCATTCTTCTTCACAATTAAGTTCCTCTTTGAGCTTGCCGCACGTGTAGTCAGCTTCCTCCAGAATGAGGACCGCGAGCGCCGAGGGGACCGGACTATTTATGACTACGTGCGGGGAAATTACCTGGATCCCCGGTCTTGCAAAGTCTCCTGGGATTGGAAGGACCCCTATGAGGTGGGCCACAGCATGGCCTTCCGAGTGCAT TTATTCTATAAGAACGGGCAGCCTTTCCCTGCACATCGGCCTGTGGGACTAAGAGTTCACATCTCTCATGTCGAGCTAGCAGTGGAAATTCCGGTGACCCAGGAAGTCCTTCAGGAGCCCAATTCCAACGTAGTAAAAGTGGCCTTCACTGTGCGCAAGGCTGGGCGTTATGAAATCACAGTGAAGCTTGGTGGATTAAATGTGGCGTATAGTCCCTACTACAAAATTTTTCAACCTG attCCATTGTCTTTGTTCCAGGAATGGTGGTTCCTTCTAAGACCAAAATTGTGTGCCACTTTTCTACTCTTGTATTGACCTGTGGGCAGCCGCACACCCTTCAAATAGTACCCCGAGATGAGTATGATAATCCCACCAACAATTCCATGTCCTTGAGAGATGAGCACAATTACACCTTGTCCATTCATGAG CTCGGCCCTCAAGAAGAAGAGAGTACTGGTGTCTCATTTGAGAAGTCAGTGACATCCAACAGGCAGACTTTCCAGGTGTTCTTGCGACTCACCCTGCATTCTCGAGGCTGCTTCCATGCTTGCATTTCATACCAAAATCAGCCAATCAATAATGGTGAATTTGACATTATTGTCCTAAGTG AGGATGAGAAGAATATCGTCGAACGCAACGTGTCCACTTCGGGTGTGAGCATTTACTTTGAGGCTTATCTTTATAATGCTACCAACTGTAGCAGCACTCCATGGCACCTGCCACCCATGCACATGACCTCTTCCCAGCGCCGGCCATCCACTGCTGTTGACGAGGAAGATGAAGACTCGCCCTCTGAGTGCCACACCCCTGAGAAGGTGAAGAAACCGAAGAAGGTGTATTGCTATGTGTCACCAAAG CAATTCTCAGTGAAGGAGTTCTACCTGAAGATCATCCCCTGGCGCCTTTACACCTTCCGAGTGTGTCCAGGAACAAAA TTTTCATACCTTGGTCCTGACCCTGTCCATAAGCTCCTCACACTGGTGGTGGATGATGGCATTCAACCTCCTGTGGAGCTCAGCTGTAAGGAGAGGAACATTCTAGCAGCCACTTTTATCCGCTCCCTGCATAAGAACATAG GAGGCTCTGAGACCTTTCAGGACAAGGTGAACTTTTTCCAGCGAGAGCTTCGGCAGGTACATATGAAAAGACCACATTCCAAAGTCACCCTGAAGGTCAGCAGACATGCCTTGTTGGAATCG TCTCTGAAAGCCACTCGGAATTTCTCCATCTCAGATTGGAGCAAGAACTTTGAGGTTGTATTCCAGGATGAAGAAG CTCTGGACTGGGGAGGGCCTCGCCGGGAATGGTTTGAGCTAATCTGCAAAGCACTATTTGATACCACCAATCAGCTCTTCACCCGGTTCAGTGACAACAACCAAGCATTA GTGCATCCCAACCCTAATCGCCCCGCTCATCTGCGCCTGAAAATGTATGAGTTTGCGGGACGGCTCGTGGGCAAGTGTCTCTATGAGTCCTCTCTAGGAGGAGCCTACAAGCAGTTGGTCCGAGCTCGCTTCACCCGCTCTTTCCTGGCCCAAATCATAGGACTGCGTATGCATTACAAG TACTTTGAAACAGATGACCCAGAATTCTACAAatctaaagtttgttttatcctCAACAATGACATGAGTGAGATGGAGCTGGTCTTTGCAGAAGAGAAATATAATAAATCAGGTCAATTGGATAAG GTTGTAGAACTCATGACAGGTGGAGCTCAAACTCCAGTCACCAATGCGAATAAAATCTTCTATTTAAATTTGCTGGCCCAATATCGGCTGGCCAGTCAAGTGAAAGAGGAGGTGGAACATTTCCTAAAAG GCCTGAATGAATTGGTCCCTGAGAACCTTTTGGCTATTTTTGATGAGAATGAGCTTGAG CTGCTGATGTGTGGGACTGGAGACATCAGTGtgtctgacttcaaagcccaTGCAGTAGTTGTTGGTGGCTCATGGCATTTCAGAGAAAAG GTCATGAGGTGGTTTTGGACTGTGGTTTCCAGTCTGACCCAGGAGGAGTTGGCTCGGCTACTTCAGTTCACAACAGGCTCCTCTCAGCTACCACCTGGAGGCTTTGCCGCCCTCTGTCCCTCATTTCAGATTATTGCCGCTCCGACCCATAGCACGCTGCCTACTGCACACACATG TTTTAACCAGCTGTGCCTCCCTACATATGACTCCTATGAAGAGGTGCACAGGATGCTGCAGCTGGCCATCAGCGAGGGTTGCGAGGGCTTTGGCATGCTCTGA
- the AREL1 gene encoding apoptosis-resistant E3 ubiquitin protein ligase 1 isoform X2: MFYVIGGITVSLVAFFFTIKFLFELAARVVSFLQNEDRERRGDRTIYDYVRGNYLDPRSCKVSWDWKDPYEVGHSMAFRVHLFYKNGQPFPAHRPVGLRVHISHVELAVEIPVTQEVLQEPNSNVVKVAFTVRKAGRYEITVKLGGLNVAYSPYYKIFQPGMVVPSKTKIVCHFSTLVLTCGQPHTLQIVPRDEYDNPTNNSMSLRDEHNYTLSIHELGPQEEESTGVSFEKSVTSNRQTFQVFLRLTLHSRGCFHACISYQNQPINNGEFDIIVLSEDEKNIVERNVSTSGVSIYFEAYLYNATNCSSTPWHLPPMHMTSSQRRPSTAVDEEDEDSPSECHTPEKVKKPKKVYCYVSPKQFSVKEFYLKIIPWRLYTFRVCPGTKFSYLGPDPVHKLLTLVVDDGIQPPVELSCKERNILAATFIRSLHKNIGGSETFQDKVNFFQRELRQVHMKRPHSKVTLKVSRHALLESSLKATRNFSISDWSKNFEVVFQDEEALDWGGPRREWFELICKALFDTTNQLFTRFSDNNQALVHPNPNRPAHLRLKMYEFAGRLVGKCLYESSLGGAYKQLVRARFTRSFLAQIIGLRMHYKYFETDDPEFYKSKVCFILNNDMSEMELVFAEEKYNKSGQLDKVVELMTGGAQTPVTNANKIFYLNLLAQYRLASQVKEEVEHFLKGLNELVPENLLAIFDENELELLMCGTGDISVSDFKAHAVVVGGSWHFREKVMRWFWTVVSSLTQEELARLLQFTTGSSQLPPGGFAALCPSFQIIAAPTHSTLPTAHTCFNQLCLPTYDSYEEVHRMLQLAISEGCEGFGML, from the exons ATGTTTTACGTTATTG GTGGAATCACAGTATCTTTGGTTGCATTCTTCTTCACAATTAAGTTCCTCTTTGAGCTTGCCGCACGTGTAGTCAGCTTCCTCCAGAATGAGGACCGCGAGCGCCGAGGGGACCGGACTATTTATGACTACGTGCGGGGAAATTACCTGGATCCCCGGTCTTGCAAAGTCTCCTGGGATTGGAAGGACCCCTATGAGGTGGGCCACAGCATGGCCTTCCGAGTGCAT TTATTCTATAAGAACGGGCAGCCTTTCCCTGCACATCGGCCTGTGGGACTAAGAGTTCACATCTCTCATGTCGAGCTAGCAGTGGAAATTCCGGTGACCCAGGAAGTCCTTCAGGAGCCCAATTCCAACGTAGTAAAAGTGGCCTTCACTGTGCGCAAGGCTGGGCGTTATGAAATCACAGTGAAGCTTGGTGGATTAAATGTGGCGTATAGTCCCTACTACAAAATTTTTCAACCTG GAATGGTGGTTCCTTCTAAGACCAAAATTGTGTGCCACTTTTCTACTCTTGTATTGACCTGTGGGCAGCCGCACACCCTTCAAATAGTACCCCGAGATGAGTATGATAATCCCACCAACAATTCCATGTCCTTGAGAGATGAGCACAATTACACCTTGTCCATTCATGAG CTCGGCCCTCAAGAAGAAGAGAGTACTGGTGTCTCATTTGAGAAGTCAGTGACATCCAACAGGCAGACTTTCCAGGTGTTCTTGCGACTCACCCTGCATTCTCGAGGCTGCTTCCATGCTTGCATTTCATACCAAAATCAGCCAATCAATAATGGTGAATTTGACATTATTGTCCTAAGTG AGGATGAGAAGAATATCGTCGAACGCAACGTGTCCACTTCGGGTGTGAGCATTTACTTTGAGGCTTATCTTTATAATGCTACCAACTGTAGCAGCACTCCATGGCACCTGCCACCCATGCACATGACCTCTTCCCAGCGCCGGCCATCCACTGCTGTTGACGAGGAAGATGAAGACTCGCCCTCTGAGTGCCACACCCCTGAGAAGGTGAAGAAACCGAAGAAGGTGTATTGCTATGTGTCACCAAAG CAATTCTCAGTGAAGGAGTTCTACCTGAAGATCATCCCCTGGCGCCTTTACACCTTCCGAGTGTGTCCAGGAACAAAA TTTTCATACCTTGGTCCTGACCCTGTCCATAAGCTCCTCACACTGGTGGTGGATGATGGCATTCAACCTCCTGTGGAGCTCAGCTGTAAGGAGAGGAACATTCTAGCAGCCACTTTTATCCGCTCCCTGCATAAGAACATAG GAGGCTCTGAGACCTTTCAGGACAAGGTGAACTTTTTCCAGCGAGAGCTTCGGCAGGTACATATGAAAAGACCACATTCCAAAGTCACCCTGAAGGTCAGCAGACATGCCTTGTTGGAATCG TCTCTGAAAGCCACTCGGAATTTCTCCATCTCAGATTGGAGCAAGAACTTTGAGGTTGTATTCCAGGATGAAGAAG CTCTGGACTGGGGAGGGCCTCGCCGGGAATGGTTTGAGCTAATCTGCAAAGCACTATTTGATACCACCAATCAGCTCTTCACCCGGTTCAGTGACAACAACCAAGCATTA GTGCATCCCAACCCTAATCGCCCCGCTCATCTGCGCCTGAAAATGTATGAGTTTGCGGGACGGCTCGTGGGCAAGTGTCTCTATGAGTCCTCTCTAGGAGGAGCCTACAAGCAGTTGGTCCGAGCTCGCTTCACCCGCTCTTTCCTGGCCCAAATCATAGGACTGCGTATGCATTACAAG TACTTTGAAACAGATGACCCAGAATTCTACAAatctaaagtttgttttatcctCAACAATGACATGAGTGAGATGGAGCTGGTCTTTGCAGAAGAGAAATATAATAAATCAGGTCAATTGGATAAG GTTGTAGAACTCATGACAGGTGGAGCTCAAACTCCAGTCACCAATGCGAATAAAATCTTCTATTTAAATTTGCTGGCCCAATATCGGCTGGCCAGTCAAGTGAAAGAGGAGGTGGAACATTTCCTAAAAG GCCTGAATGAATTGGTCCCTGAGAACCTTTTGGCTATTTTTGATGAGAATGAGCTTGAG CTGCTGATGTGTGGGACTGGAGACATCAGTGtgtctgacttcaaagcccaTGCAGTAGTTGTTGGTGGCTCATGGCATTTCAGAGAAAAG GTCATGAGGTGGTTTTGGACTGTGGTTTCCAGTCTGACCCAGGAGGAGTTGGCTCGGCTACTTCAGTTCACAACAGGCTCCTCTCAGCTACCACCTGGAGGCTTTGCCGCCCTCTGTCCCTCATTTCAGATTATTGCCGCTCCGACCCATAGCACGCTGCCTACTGCACACACATG TTTTAACCAGCTGTGCCTCCCTACATATGACTCCTATGAAGAGGTGCACAGGATGCTGCAGCTGGCCATCAGCGAGGGTTGCGAGGGCTTTGGCATGCTCTGA
- the AREL1 gene encoding apoptosis-resistant E3 ubiquitin protein ligase 1 isoform X6, which yields MFYVIGGITVSLVAFFFTIKFLFELAARVVSFLQNEDRERRGDRTIYDYVRGNYLDPRSCKVSWDWKDPYEVGHSMAFRVHLFYKNGQPFPAHRPVGLRVHISHVELAVEIPVTQEVLQEPNSNVVKVAFTVRKAGRYEITVKLGGLNVAYSPYYKIFQPGMVVPSKTKIVCHFSTLVLTCGQPHTLQIVPRDEYDNPTNNSMSLRDEHNYTLSIHELGPQEEESTGVSFEKSVTSNRQTFQVFLRLTLHSRGCFHACISYQNQPINNGEFDIIVLSEDEKNIVERNVSTSGVSIYFEAYLYNATNCSSTPWHLPPMHMTSSQRRPSTAVDEEDEDSPSECHTPEKVKKPKKVYCYVSPKQFSVKEFYLKIIPWRLYTFRVCPGTKFSYLGPDPVHKLLTLVVDDGIQPPVELSCKERNILAATFIRSLHKNIGGSETFQDKVNFFQRELRQVHMKRPHSKVTLKVSRHALLESSLKATRNFSISDWSKNFEVVFQDEEALDWGGPRREWFELICKALFDTTNQLFTRFSDNNQALYFETDDPEFYKSKVCFILNNDMSEMELVFAEEKYNKSGQLDKVVELMTGGAQTPVTNANKIFYLNLLAQYRLASQVKEEVEHFLKGLNELVPENLLAIFDENELELLMCGTGDISVSDFKAHAVVVGGSWHFREKVMRWFWTVVSSLTQEELARLLQFTTGSSQLPPGGFAALCPSFQIIAAPTHSTLPTAHTCFNQLCLPTYDSYEEVHRMLQLAISEGCEGFGML from the exons ATGTTTTACGTTATTG GTGGAATCACAGTATCTTTGGTTGCATTCTTCTTCACAATTAAGTTCCTCTTTGAGCTTGCCGCACGTGTAGTCAGCTTCCTCCAGAATGAGGACCGCGAGCGCCGAGGGGACCGGACTATTTATGACTACGTGCGGGGAAATTACCTGGATCCCCGGTCTTGCAAAGTCTCCTGGGATTGGAAGGACCCCTATGAGGTGGGCCACAGCATGGCCTTCCGAGTGCAT TTATTCTATAAGAACGGGCAGCCTTTCCCTGCACATCGGCCTGTGGGACTAAGAGTTCACATCTCTCATGTCGAGCTAGCAGTGGAAATTCCGGTGACCCAGGAAGTCCTTCAGGAGCCCAATTCCAACGTAGTAAAAGTGGCCTTCACTGTGCGCAAGGCTGGGCGTTATGAAATCACAGTGAAGCTTGGTGGATTAAATGTGGCGTATAGTCCCTACTACAAAATTTTTCAACCTG GAATGGTGGTTCCTTCTAAGACCAAAATTGTGTGCCACTTTTCTACTCTTGTATTGACCTGTGGGCAGCCGCACACCCTTCAAATAGTACCCCGAGATGAGTATGATAATCCCACCAACAATTCCATGTCCTTGAGAGATGAGCACAATTACACCTTGTCCATTCATGAG CTCGGCCCTCAAGAAGAAGAGAGTACTGGTGTCTCATTTGAGAAGTCAGTGACATCCAACAGGCAGACTTTCCAGGTGTTCTTGCGACTCACCCTGCATTCTCGAGGCTGCTTCCATGCTTGCATTTCATACCAAAATCAGCCAATCAATAATGGTGAATTTGACATTATTGTCCTAAGTG AGGATGAGAAGAATATCGTCGAACGCAACGTGTCCACTTCGGGTGTGAGCATTTACTTTGAGGCTTATCTTTATAATGCTACCAACTGTAGCAGCACTCCATGGCACCTGCCACCCATGCACATGACCTCTTCCCAGCGCCGGCCATCCACTGCTGTTGACGAGGAAGATGAAGACTCGCCCTCTGAGTGCCACACCCCTGAGAAGGTGAAGAAACCGAAGAAGGTGTATTGCTATGTGTCACCAAAG CAATTCTCAGTGAAGGAGTTCTACCTGAAGATCATCCCCTGGCGCCTTTACACCTTCCGAGTGTGTCCAGGAACAAAA TTTTCATACCTTGGTCCTGACCCTGTCCATAAGCTCCTCACACTGGTGGTGGATGATGGCATTCAACCTCCTGTGGAGCTCAGCTGTAAGGAGAGGAACATTCTAGCAGCCACTTTTATCCGCTCCCTGCATAAGAACATAG GAGGCTCTGAGACCTTTCAGGACAAGGTGAACTTTTTCCAGCGAGAGCTTCGGCAGGTACATATGAAAAGACCACATTCCAAAGTCACCCTGAAGGTCAGCAGACATGCCTTGTTGGAATCG TCTCTGAAAGCCACTCGGAATTTCTCCATCTCAGATTGGAGCAAGAACTTTGAGGTTGTATTCCAGGATGAAGAAG CTCTGGACTGGGGAGGGCCTCGCCGGGAATGGTTTGAGCTAATCTGCAAAGCACTATTTGATACCACCAATCAGCTCTTCACCCGGTTCAGTGACAACAACCAAGCATTA TACTTTGAAACAGATGACCCAGAATTCTACAAatctaaagtttgttttatcctCAACAATGACATGAGTGAGATGGAGCTGGTCTTTGCAGAAGAGAAATATAATAAATCAGGTCAATTGGATAAG GTTGTAGAACTCATGACAGGTGGAGCTCAAACTCCAGTCACCAATGCGAATAAAATCTTCTATTTAAATTTGCTGGCCCAATATCGGCTGGCCAGTCAAGTGAAAGAGGAGGTGGAACATTTCCTAAAAG GCCTGAATGAATTGGTCCCTGAGAACCTTTTGGCTATTTTTGATGAGAATGAGCTTGAG CTGCTGATGTGTGGGACTGGAGACATCAGTGtgtctgacttcaaagcccaTGCAGTAGTTGTTGGTGGCTCATGGCATTTCAGAGAAAAG GTCATGAGGTGGTTTTGGACTGTGGTTTCCAGTCTGACCCAGGAGGAGTTGGCTCGGCTACTTCAGTTCACAACAGGCTCCTCTCAGCTACCACCTGGAGGCTTTGCCGCCCTCTGTCCCTCATTTCAGATTATTGCCGCTCCGACCCATAGCACGCTGCCTACTGCACACACATG TTTTAACCAGCTGTGCCTCCCTACATATGACTCCTATGAAGAGGTGCACAGGATGCTGCAGCTGGCCATCAGCGAGGGTTGCGAGGGCTTTGGCATGCTCTGA
- the AREL1 gene encoding apoptosis-resistant E3 ubiquitin protein ligase 1 isoform X4: protein MFYVIGGITVSLVAFFFTIKFLFELAARVVSFLQNEDRERRGDRTIYDYVRGNYLDPRSCKVSWDWKDPYEVGHSMAFRVHLFYKNGQPFPAHRPVGLRVHISHVELAVEIPVTQEVLQEPNSNVVKVAFTVRKAGRYEITVKLGGLNVAYSPYYKIFQPGMVVPSKTKIVCHFSTLVLTCGQPHTLQIVPRDEYDNPTNNSMSLRDEHNYTLSIHELGPQEEESTGVSFEKSVTSNRQTFQVFLRLTLHSRGCFHACISYQNQPINNGEFDIIVLSEDEKNIVERNVSTSGVSIYFEAYLYNATNCSSTPWHLPPMHMTSSQRRPSTAVDEEDEDSPSECHTPEKQFSVKEFYLKIIPWRLYTFRVCPGTKFSYLGPDPVHKLLTLVVDDGIQPPVELSCKERNILAATFIRSLHKNIGGSETFQDKVNFFQRELRQVHMKRPHSKVTLKVSRHALLESSLKATRNFSISDWSKNFEVVFQDEEALDWGGPRREWFELICKALFDTTNQLFTRFSDNNQALVHPNPNRPAHLRLKMYEFAGRLVGKCLYESSLGGAYKQLVRARFTRSFLAQIIGLRMHYKYFETDDPEFYKSKVCFILNNDMSEMELVFAEEKYNKSGQLDKVVELMTGGAQTPVTNANKIFYLNLLAQYRLASQVKEEVEHFLKGLNELVPENLLAIFDENELELLMCGTGDISVSDFKAHAVVVGGSWHFREKVMRWFWTVVSSLTQEELARLLQFTTGSSQLPPGGFAALCPSFQIIAAPTHSTLPTAHTCFNQLCLPTYDSYEEVHRMLQLAISEGCEGFGML, encoded by the exons ATGTTTTACGTTATTG GTGGAATCACAGTATCTTTGGTTGCATTCTTCTTCACAATTAAGTTCCTCTTTGAGCTTGCCGCACGTGTAGTCAGCTTCCTCCAGAATGAGGACCGCGAGCGCCGAGGGGACCGGACTATTTATGACTACGTGCGGGGAAATTACCTGGATCCCCGGTCTTGCAAAGTCTCCTGGGATTGGAAGGACCCCTATGAGGTGGGCCACAGCATGGCCTTCCGAGTGCAT TTATTCTATAAGAACGGGCAGCCTTTCCCTGCACATCGGCCTGTGGGACTAAGAGTTCACATCTCTCATGTCGAGCTAGCAGTGGAAATTCCGGTGACCCAGGAAGTCCTTCAGGAGCCCAATTCCAACGTAGTAAAAGTGGCCTTCACTGTGCGCAAGGCTGGGCGTTATGAAATCACAGTGAAGCTTGGTGGATTAAATGTGGCGTATAGTCCCTACTACAAAATTTTTCAACCTG GAATGGTGGTTCCTTCTAAGACCAAAATTGTGTGCCACTTTTCTACTCTTGTATTGACCTGTGGGCAGCCGCACACCCTTCAAATAGTACCCCGAGATGAGTATGATAATCCCACCAACAATTCCATGTCCTTGAGAGATGAGCACAATTACACCTTGTCCATTCATGAG CTCGGCCCTCAAGAAGAAGAGAGTACTGGTGTCTCATTTGAGAAGTCAGTGACATCCAACAGGCAGACTTTCCAGGTGTTCTTGCGACTCACCCTGCATTCTCGAGGCTGCTTCCATGCTTGCATTTCATACCAAAATCAGCCAATCAATAATGGTGAATTTGACATTATTGTCCTAAGTG AGGATGAGAAGAATATCGTCGAACGCAACGTGTCCACTTCGGGTGTGAGCATTTACTTTGAGGCTTATCTTTATAATGCTACCAACTGTAGCAGCACTCCATGGCACCTGCCACCCATGCACATGACCTCTTCCCAGCGCCGGCCATCCACTGCTGTTGACGAGGAAGATGAAGACTCGCCCTCTGAGTGCCACACCCCTGAGAAG CAATTCTCAGTGAAGGAGTTCTACCTGAAGATCATCCCCTGGCGCCTTTACACCTTCCGAGTGTGTCCAGGAACAAAA TTTTCATACCTTGGTCCTGACCCTGTCCATAAGCTCCTCACACTGGTGGTGGATGATGGCATTCAACCTCCTGTGGAGCTCAGCTGTAAGGAGAGGAACATTCTAGCAGCCACTTTTATCCGCTCCCTGCATAAGAACATAG GAGGCTCTGAGACCTTTCAGGACAAGGTGAACTTTTTCCAGCGAGAGCTTCGGCAGGTACATATGAAAAGACCACATTCCAAAGTCACCCTGAAGGTCAGCAGACATGCCTTGTTGGAATCG TCTCTGAAAGCCACTCGGAATTTCTCCATCTCAGATTGGAGCAAGAACTTTGAGGTTGTATTCCAGGATGAAGAAG CTCTGGACTGGGGAGGGCCTCGCCGGGAATGGTTTGAGCTAATCTGCAAAGCACTATTTGATACCACCAATCAGCTCTTCACCCGGTTCAGTGACAACAACCAAGCATTA GTGCATCCCAACCCTAATCGCCCCGCTCATCTGCGCCTGAAAATGTATGAGTTTGCGGGACGGCTCGTGGGCAAGTGTCTCTATGAGTCCTCTCTAGGAGGAGCCTACAAGCAGTTGGTCCGAGCTCGCTTCACCCGCTCTTTCCTGGCCCAAATCATAGGACTGCGTATGCATTACAAG TACTTTGAAACAGATGACCCAGAATTCTACAAatctaaagtttgttttatcctCAACAATGACATGAGTGAGATGGAGCTGGTCTTTGCAGAAGAGAAATATAATAAATCAGGTCAATTGGATAAG GTTGTAGAACTCATGACAGGTGGAGCTCAAACTCCAGTCACCAATGCGAATAAAATCTTCTATTTAAATTTGCTGGCCCAATATCGGCTGGCCAGTCAAGTGAAAGAGGAGGTGGAACATTTCCTAAAAG GCCTGAATGAATTGGTCCCTGAGAACCTTTTGGCTATTTTTGATGAGAATGAGCTTGAG CTGCTGATGTGTGGGACTGGAGACATCAGTGtgtctgacttcaaagcccaTGCAGTAGTTGTTGGTGGCTCATGGCATTTCAGAGAAAAG GTCATGAGGTGGTTTTGGACTGTGGTTTCCAGTCTGACCCAGGAGGAGTTGGCTCGGCTACTTCAGTTCACAACAGGCTCCTCTCAGCTACCACCTGGAGGCTTTGCCGCCCTCTGTCCCTCATTTCAGATTATTGCCGCTCCGACCCATAGCACGCTGCCTACTGCACACACATG TTTTAACCAGCTGTGCCTCCCTACATATGACTCCTATGAAGAGGTGCACAGGATGCTGCAGCTGGCCATCAGCGAGGGTTGCGAGGGCTTTGGCATGCTCTGA